The Nicotiana tomentosiformis chromosome 9, ASM39032v3, whole genome shotgun sequence genome contains the following window.
agatttgaggcgttcggaggtcgattcgagaggcaaggacTTATTGGTAGAGTACCCAGCGGTGACCTGGTCCGACGTCCACAACAGGTAATAGTGAAAGATCAAGATCGAGGATGACCAACTCGGAGCTCTTTCTGGGTCTGTTTAACCCACCAAGACCGATGACAGGCCTAAGAGAGCCGTTGATCATGAGTCAAGACCGATTTGGGATCGGTACCAACATACAACGCGGTGGATCCGagaatcatcccacgaggaataagAAGAGAAGTGATCGAGGGCCCAGTAGTCGAGGTCTGATGAGCAAATATGGTTTCGACAGGCTGCTCGGAGGTAGGGAAGCACCGAGATTattagagtataacttcaacattgatgctaCCAGCATCGTCTAAGccatcgggcgcatcaaagagaccaagtggcATCGACCATTACAGTCTGACACTACCTAAAGAGATCCTAAATTGATGAGTAAGTATCATGACACTCATGGTCACAGGACCGAAGATTTCcgacaactgagagaagaagtTGCCCGGTTGTTCAACAACGGACACCTCCGAGAATTtctaagtgatcgagccaaaaaccacttcaggaacagggacgccaacaaaaaggtcgaacaagaggagcctcagcatgtcatcaacatgatcatcggaggggtcgatgtcccccaagggccaatgataaagtgcacaaagtatccatcacaagggaaaaacgcaAAGCCGACCAGAAAGGAAACaattaaatagcaatcacagatgttGGTCTCGGCCGAACCTGAGGAACGAGGAGTAGATGAGGAGGATGATTAAGGAGTCCCAAGATCATTCATTGCTCCTGATGacaccgacgccaccaaatcgacggtcgaagagttggagcaagtcatattaatcgaacaCATACTGGATTGAAAgatatacctaggcacggggttaacccccgagctcaggaaaacactcattgattttcttaaagctaacgtagattgtttcgcttggtcccatcttgacatgttAGGGATCCCACCAaaggtaaccactcataagctgagtttggacccgaagttccatacGGTTAAGCAGAAGAAGAGGTCGCAGACCGAGATCAAGCATgcgttcatcaaggacgaggtatccaaactccttaaaataggatccatccaggaagttaaatacccggactggcgagctaacgtagtggtagtgcctaaaaaatgGAATAAGCTATGAatatgtgtagattacaaagatctaaacaaagcatgccttAAAGATTCTTTCCCTTTGCGTAACATCGATCGGATGATCGATGCGACGACCGGGCATGAGATACTCAGCTTCCTCGATGCcaatttcgggtacaaccaaattcagatgaacccggacgatcaagaaaagacttctttcatcACTATGTTTGGCACCttctgttataatgtaatgttgTTTGGATTAAAGAACACCAGTGCcacctatcaacgcctagtaaaccggatgttcgaagaacagataggaaaatcaatggaagtttatactgatgatatgttggtcaagtccctacgagcataggaccatttgaaacatttgcaggagaccttcgacaTACTAACGAAATACAATAttaagctgaacccggagaagtgcGCATTTGGGGTCAGATCGGAAAAATTCCccgggttcatggtatctaatCGGGGGATCGAGGTCAACCCTGACAAAATAAAGTCCATAGAGGACATCACAGTGGTGGACAACGTCAAAGTTGTCCAAAGGATGACCGGGCGTATAGCCGCCTTGGGccggttcatctcgaggtcctcggaCAAGAACAACTTTTCTTGGACCCTggaatgccagcaagctttggaggaactcaaacggtacctatcGAGTCCCCCCTACTGCACACTCCAAAGGCGAACGAACAGTTGTACCTCTACTTGGTGGTttccgaggtagcggtaagtggagtcttagtccaggaggataaaggtacgcaatttcctatttactatgtcagtagaaCCCTGGGAGTGGCTGaatcaaggtatcctcacctagaataATTGGCGCTCACTTTGCTAAGTGCCTCCAGGAAGCTAAAGTCATACTtttaatgccaccccatatgtgtcgtgacctctTACCCGCTAAGGAATATCATGTAcaagcccgagctctcgggccagttggccaaatgggccgcagaaattagcgggtacgatatctaatatcgaccccgaaccgccataaaATCTCATATTTTGGCAGATTttatggccgactttacgccggccttaatacccaAAGTCGAAAAGGAATTATTGTTAACCTCAGGGACCACTTCGGGGATTTGGACCCTTTTCATGGACGGTGCATCGAATGCGAAGGGGTTCGGGATCGGTATCGTACTGAAACCACCTACGAGAAAtgtaattaggcaatctattagaactgtgaaattaacTAActacgaggccgagtatgaggccatgattgcatgtctagaattgtctaaaagcctTGGGGCTGAGGTGATCAAAGgtaagtgtgactccctccttgtggtaaatcaagttgaCGGATCGTTCAAAGTGAAAGTAGAACGGATACGAAtatacttggacaaattacaggtaacccTACACAAATTAAGggaatggaccctacagcatGTACCCCAAGATCAGAACAGCGAGGGCGATGCATTAGCTAACTTGGGGCCGTCGGTCGATTCCGATGAATTCAGTTTGGGAGAAGTAGTGAAGCTAATGAACTCGGTGATAGAAGAAGGCCACACCAAAGAAAACTCAACGATTTTAACGTGgtattggaggaacaaatacatagactacttgaagacaGGAAAATTTCCTTTGGATCCCAAAGAATTGAGAGCCATGCGCACCAAGGCTGCCAGATTTAGCTTGGTCTAAGGGGCATTGTTCAGGAGGACCTTCGACGGCCCGCTAGACAGATGCTTGGGACCGGAGGAGACCGAATACgccatgagagaagttcacgaaggcacatgGGGGAACCATTTGAGGGCTCAATCTTTGGTTCGAAAACTAATTAGGGTCGGCTACTACTAGACTGAAATGGAGAAGGATGCGAAGAACTTCGTCCTGTCCCCATGGCCGTTTATGAAGtagggaatggacattgtcggtcccctgccatgggcacccggtatagctcaattcatattattcatgaccgattatttttccaaatgggttaAGGCCCAAGCATTCGAAAAGGTCCGAGAGATataagtcattgacttcatctagGACCATATAATATAtcgatttgggataccggccGAGATTGTTTGAAACAATGGAAAATAGTTCGTCGGCAGCAAGGTGAGTAAGTTTTTtgaagaccacaagatcaaaaATATACTATCAACGCCTTATCATCCTAGTGGAAACGGGAAGGCAggatcaacgaacaagactatacTTCAAAACCTGAAAAGGAGGTTGACCGGTtcgaaagggaaatggaaggagatcctgcccgaagtcttatgggcatacgGTACAACTTCGAAATCAAgcaccggggccaccccgttttCTTTGGTCTACGGAGCCGAAGCCTTAATATCAGTCGAGGTGGGAGAACCAAGCCTCAGGTTCTAATACGCGATCGAAGAGcaaaatgacgaggccatgatcACAAGCttggaattattggatgaaaggtGGGAGGCCGCCATGGTCCGTTTGGATGCCCAGAAGCAGCAaatagaaaggtattacaaccgaagagccagcCTTTGACACTTTCAAGTCAGGGACTTGGTGTTGAGAAAAGTAACACTACACACCaagaacccgaacgaagggaaactgggcccgaattgggaaggaccatatcgagtcgtCAGAATAACCGGCAAAGGCACATATAAACTCGAAGCGGGAAACGGGGTGCAACTACCAAATAACTAGAACAtgacacacttaaagcggtactactgctaagataCGAACTCAGTTACTTTTTAATCCTGTTAAAAATTGGACTAACGTATGTAGGTAATCAGCCAAGGACGGATGTGGCTATTAGCTATGAAAGCACgttttgcactctttttcccttgaaccgattttgtcccgaagtgggttttccggcaaggtttttaacaaggcaacatTAAAACGTGCTACCTTAGATTCAAAGACCAGGTTCAAACCGGAATCAATGATCGTTTTCTTTAGGTCAACAATATCCAAGCCCTCACGAGTtcgacctcaaatactgggggccatcaccctcggattAAGATATGTAGCAAGGGAAAAGGGAACTTTTATGTGCTAAAAGctaaggcttggtggttaggattctttgtaagggccaaacggtcgtaTGAACAGTGCCCACATAGTCCACTCTAGCCATGGCACAAGTTTTTATATGCCTTCGATCGTGTACCTTGGATATTAAGTAATGAAAGAAATCTTTACTTCTCTTACACTTTGTTACTATGCATTTGTTTTCTATCTCGGATCCTAAAGCACACGGGTtgcccctactcggggactgtcaagcccacgggctacccccACTCAGGGATTGTCGAGCCCACGGACtgcccctactcggggactgtcgcCGATGAAAATTCGGATAACCCGGGCTACTGAATCCCTGAGGTACCAAAACCATTAGGCGGTGCCCAAAtaaaaaaggctacggccaccctaaaaaTGGTCGGAGACGTCCGAAGTCTGTAACCAGAAAGTAAGGCCCTTACAAAAATTCAAAACCTACTAAATGGTTACTCTCGGAAAAAATATCGTCTAAAAACACTCAAGCATCTTAAAAATCTTCGGTCTCACCGAGGGTTCAAAACCACAAGTAAACCAAAGTGGCATCGAAGTctgattttatgctaaggcatcaaAAACAATAAGCAAATAGAAATTGCAAAAAGATGCTAAAAAGTAAAGACACGGTATTGCCAGAAAGGGAAAACTTTTATATActccaaaatatatttaaaaaggcTCGATAGaacggcctcaaaataaacaaaacaaacacaaagaaaaattgaaaaaatactAAGGCATCTACGCCTGGTTTTCACCGGGGCCCGACTTGTCGCCAGAATCGTCAGAGACCTCGGAGCCTTCGAGACCCTTGGGCTCATAGAGCTACTTTGCCTCAGCCTCGAGTCTCTTAGCTTATTCCATCTCGGCCGAGAGATCAAAGcctcgggcatggatctcttcgagggtctctcttCTGGATAGCCACTTTATATACTCAGTCTTTGTCTTTAAGCGGGTCTCGGCTGCCTCCACATCGGCCTTATACTGGACCACCATTTCCTCGGCATCAGCAGAGGTCGCATCTACTTTGGACCTCAGTGCAGCATATTCTTGACCAAGGGCATCCCATTCCGTGATGGCCGAGTTCAGTGGTGCCTGGAGATCATCACTCAGCTGAGACCACTTATCGACTTTGTCCTTCGCCACCCGAAGTTGGTTCTCAACCGATGCCAGTTCTGCCTTCGCAGCTTCCTTCTCCAAAGCCAGTAGGTCCATCCTACCCTTCCACACTTCAGTCGTGGCCTTAACCTCGTCCATCTCGGCCCGAAGCTGGTCGATTCGGTATATCTTCTGCTGGACCTTCAAAGTTGTGTTGTTAGTCACCACGACTAGCTACTCATTTTTAGCCTCAAAGACCTTTACCTTCTTAACTAGTTCAGTATGTTCCCGCTTCAGGGTCGAGGCCTGCTTCTGAGCTTTTTCCAACTCAGCCTGGAGAATCAGGAGGTCTTTAAGGGCCTCGTCCTGCTACTCACTAAGAGCACTATACATGTCCTTCTTCTAGACCTGCTCTTAGAGCTCGAACCCGAGCTAGTTA
Protein-coding sequences here:
- the LOC138898969 gene encoding uncharacterized protein, translating into MDEVKATTEVWKGRMDLLALEKEAAKAELASVENQLRVAKDKVDKWSQLSDDLQAPLNSAITEWDALGQEYAALRSKVDATSADAEEMVVQYKADVEAAETRLKTKTEYIKWLSRRETLEEIHARGFDLSAEME